The following proteins are encoded in a genomic region of Hyla sarda isolate aHylSar1 chromosome 3, aHylSar1.hap1, whole genome shotgun sequence:
- the LOC130360527 gene encoding interleukin-17F-like produces MTFINFAQDNMRLRSLSPWNYRLDEDENRHPPVIAHAICRHDWCLDPEGNKDLSKNSIPITQNMLVLRREVTDCQQSFRLENQLVTVGCTCSTPNVQVVT; encoded by the exons ATGACGTTTATCAATTTTGCGCAAGACAACATGAGGCTGCGCTCCCTGTCTCCATGGAACTACAG ACTGGATGAAGATGAAAACCGACATCCTCCTGTCATCGCTCACGCTATATGTCGCCATGACTGGTGCCTCGACCCAGAGGGCAACAAAGACCTCAGCAAGAACTCCATCCCCATCACACAGAATATGTTGGTCCTCCGTCGGGAGGTCACGGACTGCCAGCAGAGCTTCCGCCTGGAGAACCAGCTGGTTACTGTGGGCTGTACCTGTTCTACACCCAATGTTCAAGTTGTTACATAG